In Rutidosis leptorrhynchoides isolate AG116_Rl617_1_P2 chromosome 2, CSIRO_AGI_Rlap_v1, whole genome shotgun sequence, one genomic interval encodes:
- the LOC139889037 gene encoding peptide methionine sulfoxide reductase A5-like, with amino-acid sequence MKLSHFHQILSCYSINIFFISIIVLSADAIRFPNPISHQVTRNLPSDEFLLKKAVSSLGSFWRSESVFGCLDGVVRTTVGYAGGSKLNPEYRSLGDHAESVLIEYDPQLINFRQLLEVFWSSHDSRQVFGQGPDVGNQYRSIIFVNGTEEYRLATMSKEKEQTKSRSSIVTTQIQQLGTFYPAEPEHQKFELKRNPFLLQLIGNMAEEELEKSSLAAKLNGYAAELCPPRLQRRIDDKVNEVIRKGWPVLRFLCSQYEDLI; translated from the exons ATGAAGCTATCTCATTTCCATCAGATCCTTTCATGTTATTCAATCAATATATTTTTCATATCAATTATAGTGTTGTCGGCTGATGCAATTAGGTTTCCGAATCCGATATCTCACCAGGTCACCAGAAATCTTCCTTCAGATGAGTTTCTTCTGAAAAAAGCAGTTTCCTCTCTAGGAAGCTTCTGGAGATCGGAATCTGTATTCGGTTGTTTAGATGGAGTTGTAAGGACAACTGTTGGATACGCCGGTGGGTCCAAATTGAACCCTGAGTACCGATCATTGGGTGATCATGCTGAATCCGTACTT ATTGAATATGATCCTCAGCTGATTAATTTCAGGCAACTTTTGGAGGTCTTCTGGTCAAGCCACGACTCTAGGCAAGTATTTGGGCAAGGCCCTGATGTTGGCAACCAATATag GTCGATTATCTTTGTTAATGGGACTGAGGAGTACAGATTGGCTACCATGAGCAAAGAAAAAGAGCAAACTAAGTCAAGGAGTAGCATTGTAACTACCCAAATCCAACAACTCGGAACCTTTTATCCTGCAGAGCCTGAACACCAG AAATTTGAACTTAAACGAAACCCCTTCCTTCTACAGTTGATTGGCAACATGGCAGAAGAAGAACTTGAGAAATCGAGCTTGGCAGCAAAGCTAAATGGGTATGCAGCTGAGCTGTGTCCACCAAGACTTCAGAGACGTATTGATGACAAGGTCAATGAAGTTATTCGAAAAGGGTGGCCTGTTCTACGATTTCTGTGTAGCCAATATGAAGATCTGATTTAG